One window of Medicago truncatula cultivar Jemalong A17 chromosome 2, MtrunA17r5.0-ANR, whole genome shotgun sequence genomic DNA carries:
- the LOC11434347 gene encoding high mobility group nucleosome-binding domain-containing protein 5, whose amino-acid sequence MDLETENRLAAMLMREAAELRRQSEKEGVLAYLQKPNVRSRPNSRFLTATVRGVQQANRAVEVNEMWRAREKELELDKRVTGSSKDKRSDDKRHMDHNTSRSAERHAGDDRSTSASASCSTKNEYGHTQEGLKDEELEEFLHSRKKRGRGAIGPRMDETGPYLPPNPDEEPSTSPDFREHRAIYGPKRPPSLQSYESSKEILEGKWKKRQSYESSEEELHEKKRKMRQSYESSEEELHEKKRKKRQSYESSEDGLHEEKRKKRQSYESSEDELHEEKRKKSKKSHHKSHSDKVHSKKHRSKEKSKHKKRRREEKTSKHRR is encoded by the exons ATGGATTTGGAGACTGAAAACAGATTAGCTGCTATGCTTATGAGGGAAGCAGCTGAATTGCGGCGGCAGTCTGAAAAAGAGGGTGTTCTGGCTTATCTTCAAAAGCCTAATGTAAGGAGTCGGCCAAACTCACGTTTTCTCACTGCTACCGTACGTGGGGTACAACAAG CAAATCGAGCTGTCGAAGTAAATGAAATGTGGCGAGCGCGGGAGAAAGAATTGGAGCTAGATAAACGAGTTACAGGCTcatcaaaagataaaagaagTGATGACAAAAGGCATATGGATCATAACACATCAAGAAGCGCAGAAAGACACGCCGGGGATGATAGAAGCACTAGTGCCTCTGCTTCATGCTCAACTAAAAATGAATACGGGCATACTCAAGAAGGTTTAAAGGATGAAGAGCTTGAGGAGTTTCTACACTCAAG GAAGAAGCGAGGCAGAGGTGCTATTGGTCCAAGGATGGATGAGACTGGACCTTACCTTCCTCCTAATCCTGATGAAGAGCCTTCTACTAGTCCGGATTTTAGGGAACACCGTGCTATTTATGGTCCAAAGAGGCCTCCATCGTTGCAATCATATGAATCTTCTAAGGAGATACTTGAAGGAAAATGGAAAAAGAGGCAGTCATATGAATCTTCTGAGGAGGAGCTACATGAAAAAAAACGGAAAATGAGGCAGTCATATGAATCTTCTGAGGAGGAGCTACATGAAAAAAAACGGAAAAAGAGGCAGTCATATGAATCTTCTGAGGATGGGCTACATGAAGAAAAACGGAAAAAGAGGCAGTCATATGAATCTTCTGAGGATGAGCTACATGAAGAGAAACGGAAAAAGAGTAAAAAATCTCATCATAAAAGCCACTCGGACAAGGTGCATTCTAAGAAGCACAGGTCCAAAGAGAAATCTAAGCATAAGAAAAGGAGAAGGGAGGAGAAAACAAGTAAACATCGACGCTAA